The following proteins are co-located in the Acinetobacter sp. NCu2D-2 genome:
- the cysT gene encoding sulfate ABC transporter permease subunit CysT — MSQRSRVLPGFGLSLGFTLAYLSLIVLIPLSAVFIKSLGIGWDGLWEILSSERILKSLQLSFTAAIIAALVNVIFGLLLAWCLVRYSFPGKRIVDALVDLPFALPTAVAGIALTSLYAPTGWIGQYLEPLGIKVAYTPLGITLALIFIGIPFVVRTVQPVLSDLETELEEAASALGATRFQIVTRVIFPILLPALITGFALAFARGVGEYGSVIFIAGNQPFKTEIAPLMIISRLEEYDYAGATTIAVVMLLISFVLLFLINLLQAWASRRTGRTAR, encoded by the coding sequence ATGTCGCAGCGATCCCGAGTGCTGCCAGGATTTGGTCTATCTCTAGGCTTTACCCTAGCGTATTTATCACTCATTGTACTGATTCCACTGTCTGCAGTGTTTATCAAATCTTTAGGCATTGGCTGGGATGGTCTTTGGGAAATTCTCAGTTCAGAACGTATCCTTAAATCATTACAACTGAGCTTTACTGCTGCCATTATTGCAGCTTTAGTCAATGTGATTTTTGGTCTGTTACTGGCGTGGTGTTTGGTTCGTTATAGCTTCCCTGGTAAGCGTATTGTGGATGCATTGGTCGATTTGCCATTTGCCCTACCAACAGCGGTTGCAGGTATTGCTTTAACCTCACTTTATGCCCCTACTGGTTGGATTGGTCAGTACTTAGAACCTTTAGGAATTAAAGTAGCCTATACACCACTGGGTATTACCTTGGCACTGATCTTCATCGGGATTCCATTCGTAGTTCGTACAGTTCAGCCAGTACTTTCTGATTTGGAAACAGAACTTGAAGAAGCCGCTTCTGCACTTGGGGCAACTCGCTTTCAAATCGTGACCCGTGTGATTTTTCCAATTCTATTGCCTGCTTTAATTACAGGTTTTGCATTGGCATTTGCACGCGGTGTAGGTGAATACGGTTCGGTGATCTTTATTGCAGGCAACCAGCCATTTAAGACAGAGATTGCACCCTTAATGATTATTTCTCGTCTTGAAGAATATGATTACGCCGGTGCAACCACCATTGCGGTTGTGATGCTTCTTATCTCATTTGTCTTGTTATTCCTGATTAACTTATTACAAGCATGGGCGAGCCGACGTACAGGGAGAACTGCACGATGA
- the cysW gene encoding sulfate ABC transporter permease subunit CysW: protein MSLNTNSNALAEKLQSRDATREPTWVRYTLIAIAMIFFLSCLILPLILVFVEAFKQGIGVYSQALVHPDTLSAVKLTLLTAAIAVPMNVVFGVAAAWCVAKFHFRGKSILTTIIDMPFSVSPVIAGLMLVLIFGTQGWMGNWLMDNDIKILYAVPAIVLATVFITVPFVARELIPLMEAQGTEEEEAAIVLGASGWQTFWKVTLPNIKWGLIYGVILCNARAMGEFGAVSVVSGHIRGETNTLPLHVEILYNEYTFSAAFAVSSLLALLAIITLILKTWVEVRQEKQNKRNDESTVS, encoded by the coding sequence ATGAGTTTGAATACCAACAGCAATGCACTTGCTGAAAAGCTACAATCTCGTGATGCGACACGTGAGCCAACATGGGTACGTTATACCTTAATCGCGATCGCCATGATCTTCTTCCTAAGCTGCTTAATTTTGCCATTGATCTTGGTATTTGTTGAAGCATTTAAACAAGGGATAGGCGTTTATAGCCAAGCGCTTGTGCATCCAGATACATTATCGGCAGTTAAGTTAACCTTACTCACTGCAGCTATTGCCGTTCCAATGAACGTGGTCTTTGGTGTTGCAGCAGCTTGGTGTGTGGCAAAGTTTCATTTCCGCGGTAAATCAATTTTAACAACCATTATTGATATGCCATTTTCGGTATCACCTGTAATTGCAGGTTTAATGCTGGTGTTAATTTTTGGTACGCAAGGTTGGATGGGCAATTGGCTCATGGATAACGACATCAAAATTTTGTATGCCGTACCTGCAATTGTTTTAGCAACTGTGTTTATTACTGTTCCATTCGTTGCACGTGAACTCATTCCATTAATGGAAGCGCAAGGCACTGAAGAAGAAGAAGCTGCGATTGTACTTGGTGCATCAGGCTGGCAAACCTTCTGGAAAGTGACCCTTCCAAATATCAAATGGGGCTTAATTTACGGTGTCATTCTGTGTAATGCCCGTGCAATGGGTGAATTCGGTGCGGTGTCTGTGGTATCCGGTCACATCCGTGGTGAAACCAATACCTTACCGTTACACGTCGAAATCCTTTACAACGAATATACCTTCAGTGCTGCGTTTGCTGTGTCGTCTCTCTTGGCTTTACTCGCGATTATTACCTTAATCCTGAAAACATGGGTTGAAGTACGCCAAGAAAAACAAAACAAACGCAATGATGAATCAACAGTTTCTTAA
- a CDS encoding sulfate/molybdate ABC transporter ATP-binding protein has protein sequence MSIQVKNIEKHFGAFHALKNISLDFPDGQLVALLGPSGCGKTTLLRIIAGLESADGGQVILEGQDATNVHVREREVGFVFQHYALFRHMTVFDNIAFGLRVRPRSTRPSEAEIKKRVTRLLDLVQLGFLADRYPAQLSGGQRQRIALARALAVEPRVLLLDEPFGALDAKVRKELRRWLRTLHDELHITSIFVTHDQEEALEVADQIVVMNKGNVEQIGSPREVYETPKTPFVFDFLGQANRFEGQNNSGVIQLGEDRLQFDGAKNAAQGEVIVFARPDEFRIHAQPQDNAIQATFIRELWIAGKVVAELNDRQGNLIEILLTPEEARAHQFRPNQTVWLSALNLHLFENQVA, from the coding sequence ATGAGTATTCAAGTAAAAAATATTGAAAAACACTTTGGTGCCTTCCATGCACTGAAAAATATTTCCCTCGACTTTCCAGATGGTCAGTTGGTTGCACTTCTTGGTCCTTCAGGCTGTGGTAAAACCACATTGCTTCGTATCATCGCAGGTCTTGAATCTGCAGATGGTGGTCAAGTCATTCTGGAAGGTCAAGATGCAACGAATGTACACGTACGTGAACGTGAAGTTGGTTTTGTATTCCAGCACTATGCATTGTTCCGTCATATGACAGTATTTGACAACATTGCTTTTGGCTTACGCGTACGCCCACGTTCTACTCGTCCATCTGAAGCCGAAATCAAAAAACGTGTTACTCGTTTATTAGATTTGGTTCAGCTTGGTTTCTTGGCAGACCGCTACCCTGCTCAGCTCTCTGGTGGTCAGCGTCAACGTATTGCTTTGGCGCGTGCTTTAGCTGTTGAACCTCGCGTACTTCTACTCGATGAGCCATTTGGTGCCTTGGATGCCAAAGTACGTAAAGAGTTACGTCGCTGGTTGCGTACTTTGCATGATGAATTGCACATTACTTCAATTTTTGTGACCCATGACCAAGAAGAAGCGCTCGAAGTGGCCGATCAAATTGTGGTGATGAATAAAGGCAATGTGGAACAAATTGGTTCACCGCGTGAAGTGTATGAAACACCAAAAACACCATTCGTCTTTGATTTCTTAGGCCAAGCCAATCGTTTTGAAGGTCAAAACAATAGTGGTGTGATCCAATTGGGTGAAGACCGTTTGCAATTTGATGGTGCTAAAAATGCAGCACAAGGCGAAGTGATTGTATTTGCTCGTCCTGATGAATTCCGTATTCATGCACAACCACAAGACAATGCAATTCAAGCAACTTTCATTCGTGAACTTTGGATTGCAGGCAAAGTTGTTGCTGAACTGAATGATCGTCAAGGTAACTTAATTGAAATATTGCTTACGCCTGAAGAAGCGCGTGCGCATCAGTTCCGTCCAAATCAAACCGTTTGGTTAAGTGCATTGAACTTGCACTTGTTTGAAAACCAAGTGGCATAA
- a CDS encoding CysB family HTH-type transcriptional regulator, which translates to MNFQQLRIIRETVRQNFNLTEASAALYTSQSGVSKHIKDLEDELGVQLFIRKGKRLLGLTEPGQSLLGIVERMLVDADNIKRLADDFNKVDEGTLTIATTHTQARYVLPPIVNQFKKAFPKVHLILQQASPVEITEMLLQGEADIGIATEALTTEDNLASVPYYNWQHSIITPQSHPLASKENITIEDLADFPIITYHGGFTGRSKIDTAFENAGFHADIVMSALDADVIKTYVELNMGVGIVNDVAYDPERDYRLKQIKTDVFGVNTTWIAVRKGHLLRGYGYEFISLCSPDADIKALKKVAYPDE; encoded by the coding sequence ATGAATTTCCAACAACTAAGAATTATCCGCGAAACGGTAAGACAAAATTTTAATTTAACAGAAGCATCTGCTGCACTTTACACCTCTCAGTCAGGTGTCAGTAAACACATTAAAGATTTGGAAGATGAGCTAGGCGTTCAGCTTTTTATTCGTAAAGGTAAGCGCTTATTAGGTTTAACTGAACCTGGTCAGTCTTTACTTGGTATTGTTGAACGTATGTTGGTCGATGCAGACAACATTAAACGCCTTGCCGATGACTTTAATAAAGTTGATGAAGGCACTTTAACGATTGCAACAACGCATACACAAGCACGTTATGTCTTGCCGCCGATCGTGAATCAATTTAAAAAAGCATTTCCTAAGGTTCATTTGATTTTACAACAAGCCAGCCCTGTTGAAATTACGGAAATGCTCCTTCAAGGTGAAGCAGATATTGGTATTGCAACTGAAGCGTTAACCACTGAAGATAATCTTGCAAGTGTGCCTTACTATAACTGGCAACACAGCATCATTACGCCACAATCACATCCATTAGCTTCAAAAGAAAATATCACGATTGAAGATTTGGCTGACTTTCCAATTATCACCTACCACGGTGGTTTCACAGGTCGTTCTAAGATTGATACTGCTTTTGAGAATGCAGGTTTTCATGCGGATATCGTGATGTCTGCGCTTGATGCCGATGTGATTAAAACCTATGTAGAATTAAACATGGGTGTCGGCATTGTCAATGACGTAGCTTATGACCCAGAACGTGATTATCGTTTAAAACAAATTAAAACCGATGTATTTGGTGTTAATACCACTTGGATTGCTGTACGTAAAGGTCACCTACTTCGTGGTTATGGCTATGAGTTTATATCGCTCTGCTCACCAGATGCAGACATTAAAGCCCTAAAAAAAGTTGCTTATCCTGACGAATAA
- the carO gene encoding ornithine uptake porin CarO, whose protein sequence is MKSLRVLAVVSALSAVSGLAMADDTVVHDGYVFEPNQLVPTGARLEVGTTGYGGALSWTASPKVGVTLGYNGGDISWTDDLSINGTKYDWDQDNNTVYLNAELRPWGDSQSMAAQGLYLAAGVAYIDNDYALTGRPGSDGQIKIDGRYYDSSVTSVQGNLVYDNDIAPYVGLGWAPKFSKNWGVFGEVGAYYTGNPSVRLVGTGDLTQTVNGVSAAQAIENDRQAIANDDKYEWLPVGKVGVNFYW, encoded by the coding sequence ATGAAGTCACTACGCGTTTTAGCAGTTGTATCTGCACTATCTGCTGTTTCAGGTCTTGCAATGGCTGATGACACTGTTGTTCACGATGGTTATGTATTTGAACCAAACCAACTTGTACCAACAGGTGCTCGTTTAGAAGTGGGTACAACAGGCTATGGTGGTGCTTTATCTTGGACTGCAAGCCCGAAAGTAGGCGTTACTTTAGGTTACAACGGTGGCGATATTTCTTGGACTGATGACCTTTCAATTAATGGCACGAAGTATGATTGGGATCAAGACAATAACACTGTTTATTTAAATGCTGAATTACGTCCATGGGGTGATAGTCAAAGTATGGCTGCTCAAGGACTTTATTTAGCAGCTGGTGTTGCTTACATTGATAATGACTATGCTCTTACAGGTCGTCCAGGCTCTGATGGTCAAATTAAAATTGATGGTCGTTACTATGATAGTAGTGTAACGAGTGTGCAAGGTAATCTAGTTTATGATAATGATATTGCACCTTACGTCGGTTTAGGCTGGGCTCCAAAGTTCAGTAAAAATTGGGGTGTATTTGGTGAAGTAGGTGCTTACTATACTGGTAACCCAAGTGTACGTTTAGTGGGTACTGGAGATTTAACACAGACTGTAAATGGTGTTAGTGCAGCACAAGCAATTGAAAATGATCGCCAAGCGATTGCAAATGATGACAAGTATGAATGGTTACCAGTTGGTAAAGTTGGTGTGAACTTCTACTGGTAA
- the dapD gene encoding 2,3,4,5-tetrahydropyridine-2,6-dicarboxylate N-succinyltransferase, whose protein sequence is MSQLSTIIEQAFEDRANFTAADCPAEVRAAVEEVIAGLDNGSLRVAEKINGEWVVHQWIKKAVLLSFKLNDNKPIESCDLRFYDKVDTKFTGWTEEQFKAAGVRVVPPAVARKGSYQAKNVVLMPSYVNIGAYVDEGTMVDTWATVGSCAQIGKNVHLSGGVGIGGVLEPLQANPTIIEDNCFIGARSEIVEGVIVEEGSVISMGVFIGQSTKIYDRATGEIHYGRVPAGSVVVSGTLPSKDGTCNLYAAIIVKKVDAKTRAKTSLNDLLRED, encoded by the coding sequence ATGTCTCAGCTTTCAACAATCATTGAACAAGCGTTTGAAGACCGTGCCAATTTCACTGCTGCAGATTGCCCTGCTGAAGTACGTGCTGCAGTAGAGGAAGTTATTGCTGGCCTAGATAACGGTTCATTACGTGTTGCTGAAAAAATCAATGGTGAGTGGGTTGTTCATCAATGGATTAAAAAAGCCGTATTGTTATCATTCAAACTTAATGACAACAAACCTATCGAGTCATGTGACCTTCGCTTCTACGACAAAGTTGATACTAAATTTACTGGCTGGACTGAAGAACAGTTCAAAGCTGCTGGTGTACGTGTTGTACCTCCTGCTGTTGCACGTAAAGGTTCATACCAAGCGAAAAACGTTGTACTTATGCCATCTTACGTAAATATCGGTGCGTATGTGGATGAAGGTACAATGGTTGATACATGGGCAACTGTAGGTTCATGTGCACAAATTGGTAAAAACGTTCACTTGTCTGGTGGTGTTGGTATTGGTGGTGTTCTTGAACCGCTTCAAGCGAATCCAACGATTATTGAAGACAACTGCTTCATCGGTGCACGTTCTGAAATCGTTGAAGGCGTAATCGTTGAAGAAGGTTCTGTAATTTCAATGGGCGTATTCATTGGTCAATCGACTAAGATTTATGACCGTGCAACTGGCGAAATTCACTACGGTCGTGTTCCTGCTGGTTCAGTTGTTGTTTCTGGTACATTGCCGTCTAAAGATGGTACGTGCAACCTATACGCTGCAATCATTGTGAAAAAAGTAGATGCGAAAACTCGCGCTAAAACAAGCTTGAACGACTTATTACGTGAAGACTAA
- the queE gene encoding 7-carboxy-7-deazaguanine synthase QueE, with product MNKLRSSAIPVSDPSAGLRITEIFYSLQGEANAAGLPTVFIRLTGCPLRCTYCDTTYSFEGGERQSLDDIIQTTLNFKTPYVCVTGGEPLAQPNALPLMQRLADLGCEVSLETSGALDVSKVDPRVSKVLDLKTPTSGEVARNLLSNLDHLTQHDQIKFVICNREDYDWAKAQVAEFALNEKVSTVWFSPAFAVEKGAVRLPQLARDLAQWILEDHLPVRFQLQLHKLLWNDETGR from the coding sequence ATGAATAAGCTTCGTTCTTCCGCTATACCTGTTTCTGATCCGTCTGCGGGTTTACGTATCACGGAGATCTTCTATTCATTGCAAGGTGAAGCCAATGCAGCAGGCTTGCCGACTGTATTTATTCGTTTGACGGGTTGTCCATTACGTTGTACGTATTGTGATACCACTTATTCATTTGAAGGTGGTGAGCGCCAATCTTTAGACGATATTATTCAAACTACACTGAATTTTAAAACACCTTATGTCTGTGTGACAGGTGGTGAGCCACTTGCTCAACCTAATGCACTGCCATTGATGCAACGTTTGGCCGATTTAGGTTGTGAGGTATCACTTGAAACCAGTGGTGCCTTAGATGTATCTAAAGTCGATCCACGTGTTTCTAAGGTTTTAGATTTAAAAACACCAACTTCAGGTGAAGTTGCACGAAACTTGCTTTCAAATCTCGATCATTTAACCCAGCATGATCAAATTAAATTTGTGATTTGTAATCGTGAAGACTATGACTGGGCAAAAGCGCAAGTTGCAGAATTTGCTTTAAACGAAAAAGTGAGTACCGTATGGTTCTCCCCTGCATTTGCAGTTGAAAAAGGTGCGGTTCGTTTACCTCAGTTAGCACGTGACCTTGCACAATGGATTTTAGAAGACCATCTCCCTGTTCGTTTCCAGTTACAACTGCATAAATTGCTCTGGAATGATGAAACTGGTCGTTAA
- the queC gene encoding 7-cyano-7-deazaguanine synthase QueC → MRPRAIVLLSGGLDSTTCLAWAQARYECIALSFMYGQRSTTELDAARALTKRAGVEHRVINIDLGNLGGSALTDHSIDVPDHEQAGIPITYVPARNTIFLSYALAAAEVFGAEAIVIGINAVDYSGYPDCRPEFIDAFANMARLATKVGVEGKPLKFETPLLHLSKANIIRLGIEHGVDYSQTVSCYQADDQGRACGKCDSCRLRKQGFADAEIADPTRYVPQ, encoded by the coding sequence ATGCGCCCTCGTGCCATTGTTTTATTGTCTGGCGGATTAGATTCAACAACTTGTTTAGCTTGGGCGCAGGCACGCTACGAATGTATCGCGTTAAGCTTTATGTATGGTCAACGTTCAACGACAGAATTAGACGCTGCTCGTGCTTTAACGAAACGTGCCGGTGTTGAGCATCGTGTAATTAATATTGATCTAGGTAACTTGGGTGGCTCTGCCCTCACTGACCATAGTATTGATGTGCCAGATCATGAACAAGCAGGTATTCCAATTACCTATGTACCTGCACGTAACACGATTTTCCTTTCTTATGCGTTGGCAGCTGCTGAAGTGTTTGGTGCTGAAGCGATTGTGATTGGGATTAATGCCGTTGATTATTCAGGCTATCCTGACTGTCGTCCTGAGTTTATTGATGCTTTCGCCAATATGGCTCGTCTTGCAACTAAAGTGGGCGTTGAAGGCAAACCGCTCAAATTTGAAACACCTTTGTTACATTTATCCAAAGCAAATATTATTCGCTTAGGTATAGAACATGGCGTAGACTACAGTCAAACAGTCTCTTGCTATCAAGCAGATGACCAAGGACGTGCTTGTGGTAAATGTGATAGCTGCCGATTACGCAAACAAGGTTTTGCTGATGCAGAAATCGCAGATCCGACACGTTACGTACCTCAATAA
- a CDS encoding peroxiredoxin, with translation MSDLTLLNHTFPTTQGEVNLAEHPSEWLIVYFYPKDSTPGCTTQAIGFSCLKDQFDALNTTIYGVSRDSVKAHQNFTEKQNLTIDLISDKEEILCKHFDVIKEKNMYGKQVMGIERSTFIFHNGQLVKEYRKVKAAGHAEQVLEDLKALQG, from the coding sequence ATGTCAGATTTGACTTTATTAAATCACACCTTCCCGACAACCCAAGGTGAAGTGAACCTTGCTGAACACCCAAGCGAATGGCTCATTGTCTACTTCTACCCTAAAGATTCAACTCCTGGCTGTACAACTCAAGCGATTGGTTTTTCTTGCTTAAAAGATCAATTTGATGCATTGAATACCACTATTTATGGCGTATCTCGTGATTCAGTAAAAGCGCATCAAAACTTTACAGAAAAACAAAATCTTACGATCGATTTGATTAGTGATAAAGAAGAAATCTTATGCAAACACTTCGATGTGATTAAAGAAAAAAATATGTATGGCAAACAAGTTATGGGGATTGAGCGTTCAACATTCATTTTCCATAACGGTCAATTGGTAAAAGAATACCGTAAAGTGAAAGCTGCTGGTCATGCTGAACAAGTCCTTGAAGATCTAAAAGCATTACAAGGCTAA
- a CDS encoding LysE/ArgO family amino acid transporter, which produces MLLNSLIHGFLMGSSLILAIGAQNTFVLKQGLKQEHVFWVCLVCAISDALLIMAGVMGFGQFVSSHPLLMSIAKYTGAAFLFVYGALHFKQAMQGQHLDLGQTERQSLYRTIVICLAFTWLNPHVYLDTVVLLGSISIKFAEWKIYFALGAICASFIFFFSLGYAARFLLPIFNNPRAWQILDVSIAIVMWWIAYSLL; this is translated from the coding sequence ATGCTATTAAACAGTCTGATCCATGGTTTTCTCATGGGCTCGAGCTTAATCCTCGCCATTGGTGCGCAAAATACTTTTGTCTTAAAACAAGGCTTAAAACAAGAACATGTCTTTTGGGTATGTTTGGTCTGTGCAATCTCGGATGCTTTACTCATCATGGCAGGGGTGATGGGATTTGGACAATTTGTTTCAAGTCATCCGCTGTTAATGTCTATTGCCAAATATACGGGTGCTGCCTTTTTATTTGTTTATGGAGCATTGCACTTTAAACAAGCTATGCAAGGGCAACATTTGGATTTAGGACAAACTGAAAGGCAATCTCTGTATAGAACCATTGTGATTTGTTTAGCCTTTACCTGGCTCAATCCACATGTTTATTTGGATACAGTTGTCTTATTGGGTTCAATTTCAATCAAATTTGCTGAATGGAAAATTTACTTCGCTTTGGGGGCTATTTGCGCCTCATTTATCTTCTTTTTTAGCTTGGGGTACGCAGCTCGGTTTTTATTGCCGATCTTTAATAATCCGAGAGCTTGGCAAATCCTCGATGTATCTATTGCGATTGTCATGTGGTGGATTGCGTACTCATTATTATGA
- a CDS encoding LysR family transcriptional regulator ArgP, whose amino-acid sequence MLSSKSCEAFLTVAESGSFEDAARQLCITASAVTLRVQALEKELGQILLLRERPCRVTNAGQQLLEHLQHQRLREQNLIQQFHGHHDAHSFQQFSIATNADSLSTWLLQVLHPVLIDHHIALKIMIDDQTQTHQLLETGQVNACISVEDQSMKGCSAHYLGTMNYRMVATPAFVQRWFSKGISRQILKQVPAIIFNDKDLMHHQVMLKMFGLTQQNYPHYFVPSSTSFLEAIHLGLGFGLVPEYQIGDDLKTGKLIEIFPDAKTEIPLYWHHWKQQPLALKQITAILLNEAGSHFNSNY is encoded by the coding sequence ATGTTATCCAGTAAATCTTGTGAAGCCTTTTTGACCGTTGCAGAATCAGGAAGTTTTGAAGATGCCGCACGTCAACTCTGTATTACAGCATCTGCTGTAACCTTACGAGTGCAAGCCTTAGAAAAAGAGCTAGGACAGATTTTACTCTTAAGAGAACGCCCCTGCCGTGTGACCAATGCAGGGCAGCAATTACTTGAACATTTACAGCATCAACGCTTGCGTGAACAAAATTTAATACAACAATTTCATGGTCATCATGATGCACATTCTTTTCAGCAGTTTAGTATTGCCACCAATGCTGATTCATTATCAACATGGTTACTTCAAGTTCTGCATCCGGTTTTAATTGATCATCATATCGCTCTCAAAATCATGATTGATGACCAAACCCAAACCCACCAACTTTTAGAAACAGGTCAAGTCAATGCCTGTATTTCAGTAGAAGATCAGTCGATGAAAGGTTGTAGTGCACATTATTTAGGAACGATGAATTATCGCATGGTTGCCACACCCGCTTTTGTGCAGCGATGGTTTTCTAAAGGCATTTCTAGACAAATCTTAAAACAGGTTCCAGCGATTATATTTAATGATAAAGATCTTATGCATCATCAAGTCATGCTTAAAATGTTTGGTTTGACGCAGCAAAATTATCCGCATTACTTCGTGCCTTCTTCCACTTCATTTTTAGAAGCCATTCACTTAGGACTAGGCTTTGGCTTAGTGCCTGAATATCAAATTGGGGATGATTTAAAAACTGGAAAACTAATAGAAATTTTTCCCGATGCAAAAACTGAAATACCACTCTATTGGCATCATTGGAAACAACAACCTCTGGCGTTAAAGCAAATCACAGCCATTTTATTAAATGAGGCAGGAAGTCATTTTAATTCAAACTATTAA
- a CDS encoding YceI family protein — protein sequence MNAKYKNIALVGCLSAACISNAYAQNWSLSPNREVGFSIQSLGMTVVKGDFGSVNAKMQFDPKALQNASTQFTMQVDSLKLSKPSLKNMIMGEDLFYAAKYKTVNFKSTQFKSLGNNRYQILGNLTLRGVTKPVVFDTTLTPNASNPNVLKVTSKTVINRSDFGMKKAVAGVGEKVNIHLNGQWNTQ from the coding sequence ATGAATGCTAAATACAAAAATATTGCCTTAGTTGGTTGCTTGAGCGCTGCGTGTATTTCGAATGCTTATGCGCAAAATTGGTCTTTGAGTCCAAATAGGGAAGTTGGATTCAGCATCCAATCACTCGGTATGACGGTGGTTAAAGGTGATTTTGGTAGCGTAAATGCCAAAATGCAGTTTGACCCTAAGGCGCTGCAAAATGCATCAACACAATTTACCATGCAAGTGGATAGCCTTAAATTATCTAAACCATCACTAAAAAATATGATTATGGGCGAAGACCTGTTTTATGCAGCAAAATATAAAACAGTAAACTTTAAAAGTACCCAATTTAAATCGCTTGGTAATAACCGCTATCAAATTTTGGGTAATTTAACCTTGCGCGGTGTGACGAAGCCCGTCGTGTTTGATACAACCTTAACCCCAAATGCTTCTAATCCGAATGTACTCAAAGTTACATCGAAGACAGTCATCAACCGTTCAGATTTTGGGATGAAAAAAGCGGTTGCGGGTGTTGGTGAAAAAGTAAATATCCATCTTAATGGTCAATGGAATACGCAATAA
- a CDS encoding nicotinate-nicotinamide nucleotide adenylyltransferase — protein MKYTFDYLVFIGRFQPFHLAHMKTIQIALEQSGQVILALGSAQPERNIKNPFLATEREQMILSNFSKEDQARIKFVHVIDVYNDEKWQKLVKSLVNEVVEPNAKVGLIGHFKDDSSYYLKFFPEWEMVELESLEGALSATPMREAYYRGEIQTDKFPHGTISFLQKFQDNEIYQQLSHKFSINDKSNLS, from the coding sequence ATGAAATATACATTTGATTATTTAGTTTTTATTGGACGTTTTCAGCCTTTTCATTTGGCACATATGAAAACGATTCAAATTGCGCTTGAGCAAAGTGGGCAAGTCATCTTGGCACTTGGTTCAGCACAACCAGAACGTAATATCAAAAATCCCTTCTTAGCCACAGAACGCGAACAGATGATCTTGTCGAATTTTTCTAAAGAGGATCAAGCACGTATTAAATTTGTACATGTGATTGATGTTTATAATGATGAAAAATGGCAAAAGTTAGTTAAATCACTGGTGAATGAAGTGGTTGAGCCAAATGCAAAAGTCGGTTTAATTGGTCATTTTAAAGATGATTCATCTTATTATTTAAAATTCTTCCCTGAATGGGAGATGGTGGAGCTGGAAAGTTTGGAAGGGGCTTTATCGGCAACGCCAATGCGTGAAGCGTATTATCGCGGTGAAATACAGACAGACAAATTTCCACATGGGACCATCAGTTTCTTACAAAAGTTTCAGGATAACGAGATATATCAACAATTGTCACACAAGTTCTCCATCAATGATAAGAGCAACCTAAGTTAA